The following coding sequences are from one Triticum dicoccoides isolate Atlit2015 ecotype Zavitan chromosome 4A, WEW_v2.0, whole genome shotgun sequence window:
- the LOC119290033 gene encoding protein SUPPRESSOR OF GENE SILENCING 3 homolog, with product MSSGRRGGGPPGNGDNPGPGGGWETIENKKKKSGQTSGRGQWAPRTSSANAPPATARQAWNGNGSSRPSGNNLVQPSGRGPAARGNSRASSQIRSTEQGLQVPNPAVTPPLVNGWQWASRPRPSRPESNNDDVASSGFDPEMDNPQVEDSSDDDDLNDDDDMSDDYDSDASEKSFETRKTNKWFKSFFQEIGTLSVDQIHERQSHCPACQNGPGAIAWFKGLESLVRHARTMGSRRVKLHRELAALLEEEMSRRGSSVVQPGEHFGKWSGLTESTDRQIVWPPMVIVMNTRLEKGEDDKWLGMGNQELLGYFSDYAVTKARHAYGPLGHRGMSVLIFESSAVGYMEAERLHKLFVHQGTDRDTWNKRRIPFLPGGKRQLYGFLAVKEDMEDFNKHHPGKSRLKYEMRSHNEMVVAPMKKMSEDNQELTYVKNKGVKTKQRSKVVQGTLDVVTQKLRETEEENIFVRRKAKEKHSEYEEEMKSQEKFFHDQIENIHKALEDKEREFERLLQEERAKARQCDVDSGTTENRRLRKEHVQRFMDCQVKDVQELEAEADQLIKAHEEKKVQLKKEYAAKEVELEKEFDAAFTSLMEKHKPDTFRASNIS from the exons ATGTCCAGCGGTCGACGCGGCGGCGGGCCTCCCGGCAACGGCGACAACCCCG GTCCAGGGGGTGGTTGGGAGACTATTGAGAATAAAAAGAAGAAATCAGGGCAAACATCTGGGAGGGGACAATGGGCGCCACGGACTTCATCCGCCAATGCTCCACCCGCTACAGCACGCCAAGCTTGGAATGGCAATGGATCTTCGCGTCCTTCAGGAAATAATTTGGTTCAACCTTCTGGTCGTGGGCCTGCCGCCAGAGGCAATTCCAGGGCATCATCACAAATAAGGTCTACAGAACAAGGATTGCAAGTGCCAAACCCAGCTGTCACCCCACCTCTGGTAAATGGTTGGCAGTGGGCATCAAGGCCTCGCCCATCTCGTCCTGAAAGCAACAACGATGATGTTGCTTCATCTGGTTTCGACCCTGAGATGGATAATCCTCAAGTCGAGGACTCGTCAGATGATGATGATCttaatgatgatgatgacatgAGCGACGACTATGATTCCGATGCATCAGAGAAAAGTTTCGAAACCCGAAAAACAAACAAGTGGTTCAAAAGTTTTTTTCAGGAGATCGGTACCTTAAGTGTGGATCAGATACATGAACGACAATCACATTGTCCGGCATGCCAAAATGGACCAGGAGCAATTGCCTGGTTCAAAGGGCTGGAATCTTTGGTCAGACATGCTAGAACAATGGGTTCTAGGAGGGTTAAGCTCCACAGGGAATTGGCTGCATTGCTGGAAGAGGAGATGTCTCGCAGGGGATCTTCTGTGGTACAGCCTGGCGAGCACTTTGGGAAATGGAGCGGATTGACAGAAAGCACTGACCGGCAGATAGTATGGCCGCCGATGGTGATTGTGATGAACACAAGACTGGAGAAGGGTGAAGATGATAAG TGGTTAGGCATGGGCAACCAAGAGCTGCTCGGATATTTCAGTGATTATGCTGTGACCAAAGCACGCCATGCATACGGTCCTCTTGGGCACCGTGGCATGAGTGTGCTAATATTTGAAAGCTCTGCCGTGGGCTATATGGAGGCAGAACGTCTGCATAAGCTCTTTGTTCATCAAGGAACAGACAGGGACACATGGAACAAACGCAGGATTCCTTTCTTGCCTGGTGGGAAAAGACAATTATATGGTTTCCTAGCCGTAAAGGAAGACATGGAGGATTTCAATAAGCACCACCCAG GGAAAAGCCGCCTGAAATATGAGATGAGGTCTCATAATGAGATGGTAGTGGCCCCGATGAAAAAAATGAGTGAAGATAATCAAGAACTCACTTATGTGAAGAACAAGGGGGTTAAGACAAAGCAACGCTCTAAAGTTGTACAAGGAACCCTGGACGTTGTTACCCAGAAACTTCGAGAGACCGAGGAAGAGAATATATTCGTCAGGCGTAAAGCTAAAGAGAAGCACTCTGAGTACGAGGAAGAG ATGAAATCCCAAGAGAAATTCTTCCACGATCAGATAGAAAACATTCACAAGGCCCTAGAGGACAAGGAAAGGGAGTTTGAGAGGTTGCTGCAGGAGGAGCGTGCGAAGGCTAGACAGTGTGACGTGGATTCCGGGACTACCGAAAATCGCAGGCTAAG GAAGGAACATGTACAGCGGTTCATGGATTGCCAGGTTAAGGATGTGCAAGAGTTGGAGGCTGAAGCAGACCAACTGATAAAAGCACATGAGGAAAAGAAGGTGCAGCTCAAGAAAGAGTACGCGGCAAAGGAGGTGGAGCTCGAAAAGGAATTTGATGCTGCTTTTACCAGTCTGATGGAGAAACACAAGCCCGACACCTTCCGGGCCTCCAACATCTCTTGA
- the LOC119288436 gene encoding protein ENHANCED PSEUDOMONAS SUSCEPTIBILITY 1-like — MPSRSPSMVRVVSSSTVKPPPRPRERIPLTSWDASMLSSNYIQKGLLFHRPTSCSPVNAADHLAAALGDALVHYYPIAGRFATEQHRDDRTGAVVGCSVHVDCDGQGVEVVHAVADGVTMADVIPPDADVPRGVLAQFFRLTDAVNYGGQEQPLFAVQVTDLADGVFVGFAYNHALSDGTAFWDFVNYWAALARARLGLAPAPPVAKPSFQRWSPDGGAAGPAVLPCADVSELIERAPPLQLRERMLHFSADSLAALKERAREELLAAGDTAGAAALTKFQALSSLLWRCITRARRLSPEQDTTCRAAINNRGRLRPQLPQDYFGNTIYAIGTEATRAADVLNRGHGWAAAAVGRAVAAHTDASIRARVAAWTARPMVYTHRFFDPTGTMMGSSPRFDMYGCDFGWGSPVAARSGVANKFDGKTSLYPGREGGGSIDAELTLSPENMAALEKDDEFWAAVTPDAPVPAPEKKAT; from the coding sequence ATGCCGTCACGGTCGCCGTCCATGGTGCGCGTCGTGTCGTCGTCCACGGTgaagccgccgccgcgcccgcgcgaGCGCATCCCGCTCACCTCCTGGGACGCCTCCATGCTCTCCTCCAACTACATCCAGAAGGGCCTCCTCTTCCACAGGCCCACCTCATGCTCCCCGGTCAACGCCGCCGACCACCTCGCCGCCGCGCTCGGCGACGCGCTCGTCCACTACTACCCCATCGCCGGCCGCTTCGCCACGGAGCAGCACAGGGACGACCGCACCGGCGCCGTCGtcggctgctccgtccacgtcgactGCGACGGCCAGGGCGTGGAGGTCGTGCACGCCGTGGCCGACGGGGTGACCATGGCGGACGTCATCCCGCCCGACGCCGACGTGCCGCGCGGCGTGTTGGCGCAGTTCTTCCGGCTCACCGACGCCGTCAACTACGGCGGCCAGGAGCAGCCGCTGTTCGCCGTCCAGGTCACCGACCTCGCCGACGGCGTCTTCGTCGGCTTCGCCTACAACCACGCGCTCTCCGACGGCACCGCCTTCTGGGACTTCGTCAACTACTGGGCCGCCCTCGCGCGCGCCAGGCTCGGCCTCGCCCCCGCGCCACCGGTGGCGAAGCCCTCGTTCCAGCGCTGGTCGCCCGACGGCGGTGCGGCGGGGCCGGCCGTGCTGCCGTGCGCCGACGTGTCGGAGCTCATCGAGCGGGCGCCCCCGCTGCAGCTGCGCGAGCGGATGCTGCACTTCTCGGCCGACTCGCTGGCGGCGCTCAAGGAGCGCGCGCGGGAGGAGCTCCTGGCCGCCGGCGACACGGCGGGCGCGGCCGCACTAACCAAGTTCCAGGCGCTCTCCTCGCTCCTCTGGCGCTGCATCACCCGCGCCCGGCGCCTCTCGCCGGAGCAGGACACGACGTGCCGCGCGGCCATCAACAACCGCGGGCGGCTCCGGCCGCAGCTCCCGCAGGACTACTTCGGCAACACCATCTACGCCATCGGGACCGAGGCAACGCGCGCTGCGGACGTTCTCAACCGCGGGCACGggtgggcggcggcggccgtgGGGCGGGCCGTGGCGGCGCACACGGACGCGTCCATCAGGGCGCGCGTGGCGGCGTGGACCGCCAGGCCCATGGTGTACACGCACCGCTTCTTCGACCCCACGGGCACCATGATGGGCAGCTCGCCGCGGTTCGACATGTACGGCTGCGACTTCGGGTGGGGCAGCCCCGTGGCGGCGCGCAGCGGCGTGGCCAACAAGTTCGACGGCAAGACCTCGCTCTACCCCGGCCGCGAGGGCGGCGGCAGCATCGACGCCGAGCTCACGCTGTCGCCCGAGAACATGGCGGCCCTCGAAAAGGACGACGAGTTCTGGGCCGCCGTCACCCCAGAcgcgcccgtgccggcgccggagaagaaggccacttgA
- the LOC119290034 gene encoding uncharacterized protein LOC119290034 translates to MLRILSVEAPSSQEDFDAWLAEKLPQIMQEVQDEPQIGDANGTTTIVGDQRGTSSSSFGCDDWNNACSTSGLENTNGQFVGHHSAGPSLSFEQQQQLPPSICHILSSSFSCYNPSSSCQPVMTSTTLLQSMGGNDHHPSLLLDGFPTFCPSMPLMSPPPLPENGTGCHDANQPSQMLATDEQVAAAHHQQDPSTIAKKREERDRAKQRYNEKKKNRKFCKQIMYASRKARADTRKRVKGRFAKASNEHQHILHSDAG, encoded by the exons ATGCTCCGCATCCTCTCCGTCGAGGCCCCCTCGTCGCAGGAGGACTTCGACGCCTGGCTCGCTGAAAAGCTGCCCCAAATCATGCAGGAGGTTCAG GATGAACCTCAGATAGGCGATGCGAATGGAACAACAACAATAGTAGGAGATCAaaggggtaccagcagcagcagcttcGGCTGTGATGATTGGAACAATGCCTGCTCAACTTCTGGGCTTGAGAATACTAATGGACAATTTGTTGGTCATCACTCAGCTGGACCTTCACTCAGTTTTGAG caacagcagcagctgcCACCGTCGATCTGCCACAtcctctcatcatcattctcatgtTATAATCCATCCTCCTCGTGCCAGCCGGTCATGACATCGACTACTCTTCTGCAGTCCATGGGAGGCAACGATCACCATCCATCGCTGCTCCTCGATGGCTTCCCTACATTCTGCCCTTCCATGCCCCTAATGTCGCCGCCGCCACTACCGGAGAACGGCACCGGCTGTCATGATGCCAACCAGCCATCGCAGATGCTGGCAACGGATGAGCAAGTTGCGGCTGCTCATCACCAGCAAGATCCAAGCACCATTGCTAAGAAGCGAGAGGAAAGGGACAGGGCCAAGCAAAGgtacaacgagaagaagaagaacagaaA GTTCTGCAAGCAGATCATGTATGCCTCCCGCAAAGCGAGAGCGGACACACGGAAGCGGGTCAAGGGCAGATTCGCAAAGGCTAGCAACGAACACCAACACATACTACACTCAGATGCAGGATAA